One region of Oryza sativa Japonica Group chromosome 5, ASM3414082v1 genomic DNA includes:
- the LOC136356669 gene encoding uncharacterized protein, giving the protein MGDEAAQALALMDRILKLKEQGLQGEQITQHFIKSRLAPIKERSRTAFEFDGKHDPNREDPESLEFKVMKERMYKIFSNAIVVSYSHLLPVVPYNAFNPPPPEHSCLIRNTRESHRNLTAAYVANKYYKEIIEGDDLPVRHIIKLVEKGEQYTISYHKAWRAKQKAMEKRYGTFEEAYDTLPQMLNILKSRNPGTYVAVQDWESIRPPNYLVMQRAFFAFGACIHVFKCSRPVLCVDGTFLSGKYRGQILTAIGADANIQIIPVAFAFVESENYESWLWFLQHLKWGVVQKHTSICIIHDWNAGLLKAIKELQEDGDGAYYWPDMHSRWCMRHMGANFFKQFNSRRLMNMFKRLCKENQSTKFDEL; this is encoded by the exons atgggagatgaagctgctcaaGCGCTTGCCCTGATGGATCGTATACTGAAGCTGAAGGAGCAGGGTCTGCAAGGGGAACAGATCACCCAGCATTTTATCAAGAGCCGGCTGGCCCCAATCAAGGAAAGATCTCGCACGGCCTTTGAATTcgacggcaagcatgacccTAACCGTGAAGATCCTGAATCTCTTGAATTCAAAGttatgaaggagagaatgtataaaatcttctcaaatgcaatcGTAGTCAGCTACTCGCACTTGCTGCCAGTGGTGCCGTACAATGCTTTCAACCCCcctccaccg GAACACTCCTGTCTGATTCGGAATACTAGGGAGTCGCACCGCAACTTGACCGCGGCGTACGTCGCGAACAAGTACTACAAGGAAATTATTGAAGGTGATGACCTGCCTGTGCGGCACATAATAAAACTGGTGGAGAAAGGTGAACAATACACAATTAGTTACCACAAGGCTTGGAGGGCGAAGCAGAAGGCCATGGAGAAAAGATATGGGACATTTGAGGAAGCATATGACACATTGCCACAGATGCTAAACATTCTAAAGAGCAGGAACCCTGGGACCTATGTTGCTGTGCAGGATTGGGAGTCAATTCGTCCTCCAAATTATCTTGTGATGCAACGGGCATTCTTTGCATTCGGAGCATGCATTCATGTGTTCAAGTGCTCGAGGCCGGTGCTGTGTGTCGACGGTACTTTCCTATCTGGGAAGTACCGAGGCCAGATATTAACAGCCATTGGTGCGGATGCGAACATCCAGATAATTCCGGTagcttttgcttttgttgaaAGCGAGAACTACGAAAGCTGGTTGTGGTTCTTGCAACATCTTAAGTGGGGAGTGGTGCAAAAACACACATCGATATGTATCATCCATGACTGGAATGCCGGTCTGTTGAAGGCAATCAAAGAGCTCCAGGAGGATGGTGATGGTGCATACTACTGGCCTGACATGCATAGCCGTTGGTGCATGCGGCACATGGGGGCCAATTTTTTCAAACAATTCAACAGCCGGCGGCTGATGAACATGTTCAAGCGGTTGTGCAAGGAAAATCAGTCTACAAAGTTCGATGAGCTTTGA
- the LOC4338655 gene encoding uncharacterized protein, giving the protein MGNGMSPCLCSPPVHGEEAAAEAAAARLVFWGGAASQLVASAATTAGDVMAELPGHLVCAGDSFFIGLPIPALPAGEELAAGRTYFVLPAARFSCQQALTAASLASLSPSPAAKVSLAGGASSPFEYVTGDDGMALIRVLPEFIERAITCVARVAGGGKAGGEAAADDQLCSTPELRKHYMQLVGARQQRPWSPGLETISEAEKRRRRRSPVRLVALAKAASR; this is encoded by the coding sequence ATGGGCAACGGCATGTCTCCGTGCCTGTGCTCCCCGCCCGTgcacggcgaggaggcggcggcggaggcggcggcggcgaggctggtgTTCTGGGGCGGGGCGGCGAGCCAGCTGGTGGcgtccgcggcgacgacggccggcgacgtcaTGGCGGAGCTCCCCGGCCACCTCGTCTGCGCCGGCGACTCGTTCTTCATCGGCCTCCCGATCCCGGCGCTgccggccggcgaggagctGGCGGCGGGGCGGACGTACTTCGTGCTCCCCGCCGCGCGGTTCTCGTGCCAGCAGGCGCTCACCGCCGCGTCGCTCGCGTCGCTGTCGCCGTCCCCGGCCGCGAAGGTgtccctcgccggcggcgcgtcgtCGCCGTTCGAGTACGTGACGGGCGACGACGGCATGGCGCTCATCAGGGTCCTCCCGGAGTTCATCGAGAGGGCGATCACCTGCGTGGCCCGCGTCgcgggcggcggcaaggcgggcggcgaggcggcggccgacgaccaGCTGTGCAGCACGCCGGAGCTGAGGAAGCACTACATGCAGCTGGTGGGCGCGCGGCAGCAGCGGCCGTGGTCGCCGGGGCTCGAGACGATATCGGAGGccgagaagcggcggcggcggcggtcgccggtGAGGCTGGTCGCGCTGGCGAAGGCGGCGTCAAGATAG